ACTGATTGATTCAACTGCAAGAAagctcagcaaaaaaaaattatcaaaacTGTAATTGATTCATCCACATGGCATTTTGTCGATCCAGGAGCAGAGTACAAATTTATCCTGTGGACGGCAaactttttcccttttctgtaCCCATGGGACACCTCACAGCACCTTCTAGGGTTCGGAGTATATTTCCATTCCGCTGACTGGGAGTTTTTCATGTTCTCAGTAAGGGTCTAAGTGTAGAGGATTTCACTGCTTTCATCATGTGAAAGGCCCTCTCAGACTATATTTAACAGTTGATCTGTTTCAACTCTCAAACCACAAAAGGCTTCAACAGTTATTTATAGAGCTGTAATAAAAGTAAGTTCCCTTTTCAAAGATGAATTTTGTTGGAGCAAGTTGTGCTTGGATGGCTAATATAGTCGAGAGTTGGACATAACAGAGAGGAATTTGTTTATGCATACTTTTTTGAGTTGTTGATCTCAAATGAATAGTTCAACATTTGAGGAAAAATCTATATTTACTGGCTTGCATGGAAAAGACAGTTAAAGGTGTTAGCAGGATAGATGTTCATAGTCATGCTAGCTTGTAAGTTTATAGGAAGGTCTAGTGTGAAAATATACAATGGATGGATCCTTTTTTAAGCGCTCCTGGTTTTGGTAGTCAAATCAGCTCACTTTTAGACTCTGTGTTGATGCCTATAGATTTCAGCAGCCATTTTTTGCCCCATAAGATTATGCTGTAGCCAATGATTCCAATAGTACCATTccttcgcacacacacatttattccaCTTCAAGATCTAAAAGTTACGTGTTTCTATCCAGAatgattttgtttattattgttatgaaAGGCACTTTACAGTGAagagtgcgtttctggtttgcATAAAAGGTTTCAAAAAAATGCATGGGCTTTTTGTTCGCAATGGTTTTGTGGATTCTAGAAAAATTCCTCTAATTTGTTCCACATGTGTCTGTGATAAGATTAGTTTGATAATTTAATACAATCCCGTACAGAGGGACCAAACCCTGCTCAAACAACGAGTACACATGAAGCATGACTCATTGCACTGCTCCCTTTTACAGAGAGGTGACCCCGTGTACCACCCCACACCCAACCGCCCCTCCGCTGACTCCTCTGACACAGATGTTACATTACAAGAGCACAGAGATTGTCCAGAGTCCAACTCTGAGATAAGGAtgagacacactgacacacagacacaaaaacacacacagacacacacacacaggatgttaGACTGAGGGGggatgttgtgtgtgatatgttGAACAATGGGGGGATGAAGATATGGAAAACAAAAACTGGTTTGTGGTTCAAGGCTATAATTTTCCCTTACCGATGTCAGACACTTAATTACTTTATAACTTACCTGCAGAGTTGATGCGGTTGACTGCAGATTCAAAGTGTCTCTGATAAGGATGAAGGGAGAGTACTTGAAGTCATTATTGACTCATGGCGAGACTCTAAAACAATAACTGCACCTTTTGTTTGCATAATAATACTCAGTGACAAGTGGGATCAAGACTACACTTGCAGGTAATTATAAAACCAATCAAATGTATACATGCAGACTGATACTCACAAACAGTACACAAGTACACACTCCCACAGAGAGATCCCCACAGATCaacagaacacacaaacacacacacacacgcacactagtTGCATAACAGTTTCCTCACAGGAGTGGAATGAAACCGAACCCTGGTCcttgaaggaaaacaaacagaggttCTGCTCAGCCTGTGGTAGGAaaactccctccctcccactcggcctccctcctcccacacTGACCCGCCCCGGTCCAGCACTATATCAGGAGCCTCCCCTCCATCAAACCCTTAGTCCTGCTGCAGTCTACAGCTTTACAACAGTCCTCTCTCCTCGTGTCCTCTCGTGACCAGCAGACAGTCAGCCATCATGTACCAGAGCCGCAGCATCATCTCCGGCCCGGCCACAATTAGACAGAGCCGCAGCTATGTTTCAAGTTCTCTTCCCCACAAGGCTCAAAGTATGTCAGGATTCAACACCAGATCCTCTCGCATCTCTTCTTCCCAGGGGCGCAACCTCTCCGCCGGGTTTTCAGGTGGCTACAACTTTGACCTGTCCAACGCCCTGGACTCCAACGTGCAACCGAACGAGAAGGCCACCATGCAGAACCTGAACGACCGTCTGGCCACCTACCTGGATAAGGTCCGCTCTCTGGAGGCAGCCAACAACAAGCTGGAGATCCAGATCAGAGAATACTACGAGCAGAAGGGgcctgcagcagagagggacCACAGCAACTACTGGGCCATCATCAATGACCTGAAGGACAAGGTATATTGTGTACAAACCTCGACAGCTTTAACACCACAAGTTAAATGTTTGCAGTGCAGTTAATGATTATCGAGAGAAGATTTGAAGAGGGTAAAAAAGTAACAAATTGTCACGTCAGGTCATGTCTATGTCCCGACAATTTCCCTGATGTATGGGGTCAAGGAAGTGTATATAATTTTCTGTAACCATAGagtgtttgatgtgtttgatgAGGTTTTTTGAGTGACAGTTTAGAATTAAATTATTTCTCAACCATAAACATTAACAAAAAAGGTTGTCAAGTGCTGTGAAGCATGTTGCAGAGCGACTGTGATGAGTCAGATGCAGCTTTGTCACTAAAAAGAGTCCGCTTCTGGGGCAGCCTATtggcaaacaaatcaaaaattaAAACCATTCGATGAACTACTATACAGTACGTAATTGCTATATATTTGAATTTACACCCTCTCCCCCTGTTGCTGCTTTTCAATAAGATCGCTGGTGCCACCATCGGAAACGCCAACATCCTGCTCCAGATTGACAACTCCAAACTGGCTGCTGATGACTTCAGGACCAAGTAAGCATGAGTCTGGATACTTCTGTGGCCCTAGCCTCATCTTGGAGAAGAAGTTGTAGTTGTTGCTCATCACCCCTCTGTTTCCTTTTCAAACTTATTAGATTCGAGCATGAGCTGATGATGCGCCAGTCCGTCGAGGCTGACATCGGAAACCTTCGCCGCCTGCTTGACCAGACCACCCTGACCAAGGCCGACTTAGAGATGCAGATCGAGAGCCTGCAGGATGAGCTAGCCTATCTCAAGAGGAATCACGCAGAGGTGACTGATGCACTTCCTCCTGCTATGATAAATACCGCTTGCTATTATAACGTGAATCTGCTTCAACACACCTGTAGATATCTTAAACTCTGCCAAAAGATCTTAACTCTGACTTCTCCCTGCTCCCATTGGCTGTTTAGGAGCTGGAAGCGATGCGCTCTCAGCTTAGCGGAACCATCAACGTGGAGGTCGATGCCGCACCCCAGCAGGACCTCAACAAAGTCATGGATGAGATCCGTGCCCAGTACGAAGCCATCACTGACAAACACCGTCGCGACCAGGAGTCCTGGTTTACTGAGAAGGTGAGAAGGTTTACCCATAAACAAAGGCACCATATCCCACACTTTGCAAATGACTGGGTTCACTCCCTCCGCAGTCTAACCTGTAATTAAACATAATCCTCTGTGAAAGCAATCACCAAGACTTCTAAACGTtactttatttctcttttcagtCTGCAACCCTGACCAAGGAGGTGGCCATGAGCACAGAATCAATCCAGACGTCCAAGACAGAGATCAATGACCTGCGGCGCACACTGCAGGGCCTGGAGATCGAGCTGCAGTCTCAGCTCAGCATGGTGAaaccaccccccaccctctcaAACCCAAACCATCTGTTCTCCTCTCACTGATCATGCCTTATATGAGCAAAATTCCCCGGTCCCTTCCTTgctagaggggggggggggggggggaactgagAAACAGCCAGTGTTCGAGGGTCAGGAGAAGAAGGGAGGTTGAAGGAGGAGGACTTTACTGAAAGATAGAAAgcagggggggagagggagagagataatAATGATGGGAGCTGAATttgagaggaaggaggggctcccgctggggaaaacatattataGACATCTGCTCAATTTCTGAAAGCGCATCACAGAGCTTGAAGTAACCTGCAGGAATGCTGGAGTGGATTCGCCCCAAAATGTTGTACTCTCACTCCCATGTGTGTGCCCAGCTGGAATGAATCCTTTAATACTACCTGCAGGAGCAACACACTGCTCCTGTGCAACAGTGGAGCAGTAGTGAAGAGAAGACACATGTATTAAAAACCATCTACAAACAATTACGCTAATTATTCCTCCAAAAAGGAACGCAGACATGCCCTCGTGTCTGTCTGACATATATAATCCAGGGTGGGGCGGGTGGAGACATACTCCGGCTTGAAATTGTCACAACTCTCACAAATGATTCACAACAAATGAAATCGGCCTGTTGCAATTCCCGTGCAAAAACTGACCTATGTTTTTCCTTTACCTCTCCAACAGAAAGGGGCGCTGGAGAACACGTTAGCAGAGACAGATCATCGTTACGGCGCCATGCTCTCGGGCTACCAGAACACAATCAACATGCTTGAGGGCGAGCTTGGCAACGTGCGCAGCAGCATCGAGCAGCAGGGTCAGGAATACAAGATGCTGCTGGACATCAAGACCaggctggagcaggagatcgcCACCTACAGGAGCCTGCTGGAAGGAGAAGAGTCCAGGTAGGCAGAGCGATACAAAAACATACAGACTCATGCTCATACCAATTATTAAGAAGATATGCACGTGGCCTCTCGTCTAACTCTTTGACTTTGCTGTTTCCTTCCGTCTCCCTCATGACAGACCCGCTACAGGAGGTAAGAGATGTCTGCTTTAACACGATTTCACATAATCAAAGTGTAAATAGTGTAATAACAGACATCatgatcttttcttttctttttaacaggGAGCTCAAAGACCACAGTGACCACCACTGTGCGCAGTTCCAGCTAGAAGGTCCATCTGGCAGGACAAGCTGTTCTccgaaacgcacacacacgcacacacactcactgactaATTAAAGTTGTAACACAAAATGAAACTGTACCtgaaaaaaactgagaaatgttgagagagagaaagagaagcctgtGTCAAAGTTTAAGCATGAAACATCTGAAGTTGAGAAGAAGAACTACATGACGtactgtgtgtgcttgtgtgtgtgtgactgaaaaaataaatctgctgGTGAACATGAAACTCGTGTCGTTTTGTGACTTTGCAGAGggtcttcctctttttccatAACACCGGCCTGTTTGTGCAGTCGTCCTGGCAACCGCATTACGTTTCGGGAGGTGGGATGTGAGGGTTTGCGGAAATCTATCTTACGTAACAGGAGATGTTGTCAGGAAAGGGTGAACAATGGTTCCCAGCTCCCAGTGTGGAAAGCATTAGTTTCCAGAGAAGAGCGAGTGTTAATCTCAATGCTCTCATGATTAAaagcagagcaggaaaaactTTCAGAAAAGTGCAAGTtatgtaaacaaataaaagcgaATGACCCAAAGAGGtttcttaaacaagacacaccCTGGGGACTGACTAATCTTTGCCCCCACAGACTTTTCAACACTGTTACATGAAGCCTGTCACCTAgttacaagcacacacacacacacacacacacacacacacacggctcacGGCAGTAACACTTAGCGGTAATGCAAACACTGACTAACCAAACAAAGAGAGTCACTGTGGAAACAGGTGCCATTTGGTACCGCACTTTGGCCTCTGTTTATGACCAATGAGCTGCTGTGATAAAGTGCTGTGAAGGGTGGGGCACCTCGGCCGCTGCACCATGACTTCATACATGTTTCTTGTGAAAGAGAGGCAGGGAACTGTTGTGTCCATGtggtgtgtgttagagagacacaagcagagagggagtgagagcaGCACTTGAGCCGCTGCACTCGGTAAAGGTCAGCGTCGGATATTACAGAAAGATCCTATGAGGAATTTGTGATTCCTGAACGATGGTGTAATGTGGGTTTTGGAGAAGGGAGAGATTACAGAGAGGATCCGATTTCAAaatccagccccccccccgccctgaggaGCCTCACGCAGCCATATTTGGACCCATTTCTCTTGCACACTGTTATAATGATAGTTGATGACAAAGCCCTTCGAGTTATGCTTGTAATTAGATGTGAAAATCCAAAGCAGAAGTCGTGAAGACACGTTGCGTCAAGATCCGACCATTTTACACAGATCAGTGTTAAACCCACTTAGCCTGCTGAGGAAAAACTGCTACAGAGCAAAGATATGGCAAATGATAAACTCTGAGGATGCTTCATCTCTGAGATATTTGTCTATTGTATTGAGTACATTGCTTTCAAGTTGTTTCCCATGTTTATTATATGCAccgctgtctgtctctctctgggtGTGATCTGTAGAATATCTTTGGTTAAATGACAGAATGTGATATATAGATCATATCTCATGCATTTAAGAATATAGACCTGAGTATGTGATGTTGCCCTAATGCTAAACAGGTTAGAAGAAAGACCCCATTGTTTAATTTTGATAGTTTTGGGTTCACTTATTAACTGCAGAAATGGCTTGAGACAGTGTAAATAGTTGagaaatagtttgacattttgagaaacaTGCTTGTTGGCTGACTCGTGGAGGGGTAGATGATAAATATTCTCATCTCTGTATGCAAAATATGTATCTGTGTTGTACATGTAAATTTGTAGGTTTGGGAAACAATGACACAGTTTACTTTGAGCATGCGCACCTTTTTGTGCTATGAAGATATGCaaggaacaacaacaaaaacgaAAACTATAAATTTGTTCTTTCGATTTTCTCAGTTTGCTAGTGGATAACAAACGAGAAGAAGAATCTAATTAATCCGCTGAATAAAATCTCTATCTTCTGGCCTGGCATGCTTGTTTGAGCATCTTTGTCCCTTTTATGTTCTTGTCTGGACCGATTTCTTTTGTAAAGCAAAGGTTGTGTGGAAggagatttcttttttaaagtgaGAGTAAAATATCCTTTAAAACAATATCCACAGTGGTGCAGACAAGGCAATAGACTGTTtatcaagatggacgacacctctccacttcctcccactatgtAGAAATGAAGCCTCCCCGACAGACAAGCTCGACCAATCGCAAGCTCGATCATCTTATAAACATACATACCTGTAgacaataaacacaatttacCTCAATGCAGAAGTGTTAGTTACATCACTATCTGAATTGTTATGATAGCCTGAGTTAAGACTGTCTCTGGAATTGAACCAAGCTACAGTGGAGGAGTCATTCCACAATTCCAATCATCTCAATCTATTTGCTCTAGAGCCAAGTATGTTGAGCGGTGCAGTACAAACTGCAGCTAAACAAGGAGCTAGTATTTCAGAAGCAATACAACTACATTGTCTTCCTTTTATTGAGCTGTTTTATGAATGATTACTGAACCACCACCCAGGCTGCAGAGCCGGAAATGGGAGTGCGAGAGGATTAGCTTCAATTTGTAGCAGAGCCTCACCTTGGTATAAAGAGCTGTCATTAAGAATTACTACTACAAAATGTGGGCTTGTGATGACTGCTGGATAAGGCGAAGGCAGACAAGAAATCACAGCATAAAAAGGCAGACTGCGTGTGGCTGAACAAAGGAACACGATCAGACGCCAATTCGCCGGCAGTCATTTCTATTTTTTCTCCTCGTCGTGGCTGTCTGCCAGCCCAGGCTAGCCCAGGGCTAACGCAGAGTGAGATCATGGCAGAGGCGAAGACGTTACTCACTACATATCACAAGACTTCAGTCTAGTTGCATTAATGCCAAGTTCATTGGGAGAAAGATGAAGGCCATCATTGTTTAGATGCTTTGATGCTGTCTCTCTTGATATTGTCAAACTGCGGAGGCAACGGTGACTTTCCCACAGTGTGTGCAACAGTTTAACGTTTCCGAAACTGAATCCCTAGCTGTGTCACAACCACAATATGTTGTTAGCGTTCAACAGGTTCAGTTACACAGAAAACAGCAGTTAAAGTTAAGAGGTAGTTCAACACCTTGGGAAATACTCTCGGCAAAAGCAAAAAGTCTTATCAGAGAGCTGACTTGACTGTAGGCCTGCTGTATCTCACTGTGGTATTTTACGAAATCACACTGCGTTCTCATATCAGAGAGATGTTTAGTTAAGTATTAATCATGTCCGCAGCACTTAAACCACATTTTGAAGTCCGTATCGGCAGGAATGTTGCCGTCTCAGGGTCAGAAAGTCCATCAAgggcctggagagagagagaggggtgggggagaCATTCTTCACTCGGCTGGCGGACTCTATTCTCAACCAGTGTTAGGTTTGACACACAAGCTGAGAGGAATGCCGAATGTCCTCGCTAAAGGTCTCAGACGCTCTATGGCATCGGATCTCACTGTGAAAGTTGTCAAGCCGGGCTACTGAGCTGCAGCGAGGCGTAGGAACAGTTGAGAGGTGGAGAGCGGAACCAGGCCAAGAACGTTTGAGGGGCTTTCAGGGCCGGCCAGGCGTGAGACAGGTGTGATTTTTCATCCATTTGCACGGACGGGAGTTTGTTCACCATGTGCAAGCCAGACCAGTCACAATCAGTCTGTTCCCAGCATTAAAAATACAGTCATCGACTATGACCATTGTGGGTTACCAGTGCTGTTTCATTAAGAATGCACGTGGCTCTGACTGAGCAATGCATGGTGCCTGAAAGGTGGGTGTTCATTATGTAGGGCTGGTTTGAGGGACCACACCCTACTTGTAATTCTGAGAGCTTGAAGACCAGGATGGAGCCACCTGGGCGGGG
The sequence above is a segment of the Limanda limanda chromosome 2, fLimLim1.1, whole genome shotgun sequence genome. Coding sequences within it:
- the krt94 gene encoding keratin 94 — protein: MYQSRSIISGPATIRQSRSYVSSSLPHKAQSMSGFNTRSSRISSSQGRNLSAGFSGGYNFDLSNALDSNVQPNEKATMQNLNDRLATYLDKVRSLEAANNKLEIQIREYYEQKGPAAERDHSNYWAIINDLKDKIAGATIGNANILLQIDNSKLAADDFRTKFEHELMMRQSVEADIGNLRRLLDQTTLTKADLEMQIESLQDELAYLKRNHAEELEAMRSQLSGTINVEVDAAPQQDLNKVMDEIRAQYEAITDKHRRDQESWFTEKSATLTKEVAMSTESIQTSKTEINDLRRTLQGLEIELQSQLSMKGALENTLAETDHRYGAMLSGYQNTINMLEGELGNVRSSIEQQGQEYKMLLDIKTRLEQEIATYRSLLEGEESRPATGGSSKTTVTTTVRSSS